In Thermocrinis minervae, a single genomic region encodes these proteins:
- the rplT gene encoding 50S ribosomal protein L20 produces MRVKGPSSRKFKKKILKLAKGFRGQRKNVYRRAKEYVFRALQYQYRDRRQRKREFRRLWIARINAAVRAYGLSYSKFMHGVKLAGIPLNRKMLAQMAVLDPEGFSQVVERVKEALQVKA; encoded by the coding sequence ATGAGAGTAAAAGGTCCATCTTCTAGAAAGTTCAAGAAGAAGATACTCAAGCTTGCAAAGGGTTTTAGAGGTCAGAGGAAGAACGTCTACAGAAGGGCAAAGGAGTACGTATTTAGAGCGCTCCAGTACCAGTACAGGGACAGAAGACAGAGAAAGAGAGAATTCAGAAGGTTATGGATAGCAAGGATAAACGCAGCGGTAAGAGCCTACGGGCTCTCTTACAGCAAGTTCATGCATGGAGTAAAGCTTGCAGGCATACCCCTAAACAGGAAGATGCTTGCCCAGATGGCCGTTCTTGATCCGGAGGGCTTCTCCCAGGTGGTTGAAAGGGTCAAAGAAGCTCTCCAGGTAAAGGCCTGA
- the pheS gene encoding phenylalanine--tRNA ligase subunit alpha → MEDKLLESEFLRELGQVSDLRSLQELKAHYLGKKGIITQKLKAIKDVPPEERKEYGQRVNKLKEFIEAKIREKEEEIRAHLLDQELRSGWVDLSVPLEPTLGALHPVEQTLRRILDIFISMGFQVMEGPEIEREDYNFDLLNIPKEHPARDMQDTFYVDKEGYLLRTHTSPVQIRTMLSQKPPIAMVAPGKVYRRDDDPTHSPMFHQVEGLVVDKSVNFKHMKYTIETFLKAFFEKDVPVRFRVSYFPFTEPSAEVDIGCVICGGKGCRVCKESGWLEVMGCGMVHPQVLRNCKIDPDVYQGFAFGMGVERLSMLYFGIDNIKLFYENDLRFLKQFM, encoded by the coding sequence ATGGAAGACAAACTGCTAGAGTCTGAGTTCCTACGAGAGCTAGGGCAGGTATCTGATCTAAGATCTCTTCAGGAGCTAAAAGCTCATTATTTAGGAAAAAAAGGCATAATAACTCAAAAGCTAAAGGCCATAAAGGATGTCCCACCTGAGGAAAGGAAGGAGTACGGCCAAAGAGTAAACAAGCTAAAGGAGTTTATAGAGGCTAAGATAAGGGAAAAAGAGGAGGAGATAAGAGCCCATCTTCTTGATCAGGAACTCAGGTCCGGGTGGGTGGATCTTTCCGTTCCTCTTGAGCCTACTTTAGGAGCCCTCCACCCTGTGGAACAGACCCTAAGAAGGATACTGGATATATTCATAAGCATGGGCTTTCAGGTAATGGAAGGTCCAGAGATAGAGAGAGAAGATTACAACTTTGACCTTCTTAACATACCAAAAGAACATCCAGCCAGGGACATGCAAGACACTTTCTATGTGGATAAAGAGGGCTACCTACTGAGGACCCACACCTCACCAGTGCAGATAAGGACTATGCTATCTCAAAAACCACCCATAGCCATGGTAGCTCCCGGTAAGGTCTACAGAAGGGACGACGACCCTACCCATTCTCCTATGTTCCACCAGGTAGAGGGTTTAGTCGTGGACAAGAGCGTAAACTTCAAACACATGAAGTACACCATAGAGACCTTTCTTAAAGCCTTCTTTGAGAAAGATGTTCCAGTAAGGTTTAGGGTATCCTACTTTCCTTTCACGGAGCCGTCGGCGGAGGTGGACATAGGGTGCGTCATATGCGGTGGTAAGGGATGTAGGGTCTGTAAGGAGAGCGGGTGGCTCGAAGTGATGGGGTGCGGTATGGTACACCCTCAGGTGCTTAGAAACTGTAAGATAGACCCTGATGTCTACCAAGGCTTTGCCTTCGGCATGGGTGTAGAGAGGTTATCCATGCTCTACTTTGGCATAGACAACATAAAACTCTTCTATGAGAACGACCTTAGGTTTTTAAAACAGTTTATGTAG
- a CDS encoding MFS transporter, whose amino-acid sequence MLKEFTPEERKVVLGITFAVSVRMLGLFLLLPVLSPYLRTLENSTPMLIGLAVGIYGFAQAFLQIPFGYLSDKYGRKPIIIFGMLTYLVGSLMGGWVKDIYLMVVARFIQGFGAVSSAMIALSADLTREEVRTRAFAHIGASIGLVFAFSIVFAPVLAGKFGVPFLFYLTAFLTFLSILYLWLFIPEPKVHAKDREINPSLKNFLLILKDKNQLMLNFSIGVLHAYLVSIFTFLPYELVYTYQIPKIEHWKFYLPAVVLSLAIMVPSTIVAEKKGKFKEVFLLGVLFSFLGFLFHVLFKNLLGALAMLFMFFIGFHLLEPIVPSLLTKFTHRDIRGLSLGFFNTTQFLGSFLGGLVGGLSIKFGPSYLFGFGIVSSLLWLAITYLWFEREEVQAKLVPKG is encoded by the coding sequence ATGCTAAAAGAATTCACACCAGAAGAAAGGAAGGTAGTCCTTGGGATTACCTTTGCCGTTTCTGTACGCATGCTTGGCCTTTTTCTTCTTCTTCCCGTTCTCTCTCCTTATCTTAGGACTCTAGAGAACTCTACCCCGATGCTCATAGGCCTCGCCGTTGGCATATACGGCTTTGCCCAGGCCTTCTTGCAGATACCCTTTGGGTACCTCTCTGACAAGTATGGAAGGAAGCCCATAATCATCTTCGGTATGCTCACGTACCTGGTGGGCAGTCTCATGGGTGGATGGGTAAAGGACATATACCTTATGGTGGTAGCAAGGTTTATACAAGGCTTTGGAGCAGTCTCTTCTGCCATGATAGCCTTGAGCGCAGATCTCACAAGGGAAGAGGTAAGGACAAGAGCCTTTGCCCATATAGGAGCTTCTATAGGCTTGGTGTTTGCCTTTAGCATAGTCTTTGCTCCAGTACTGGCAGGCAAGTTTGGAGTACCCTTTCTTTTCTACCTTACAGCCTTCCTGACCTTTTTGTCTATACTCTACCTTTGGCTTTTCATACCAGAGCCAAAGGTCCACGCCAAAGACAGGGAGATAAATCCTTCCCTAAAGAACTTTCTCCTTATCCTAAAGGATAAGAACCAGCTTATGCTCAACTTCTCTATTGGTGTGCTCCACGCTTACCTTGTGTCCATATTCACCTTCTTACCCTACGAACTTGTCTACACTTATCAAATTCCTAAGATAGAGCACTGGAAGTTTTACCTACCGGCTGTAGTCCTCTCCCTAGCCATAATGGTACCCTCCACCATAGTAGCTGAAAAGAAGGGCAAGTTCAAGGAGGTTTTCTTGCTAGGTGTGCTCTTTTCCTTCCTAGGCTTTCTATTTCACGTGCTCTTTAAAAATCTCCTTGGGGCGTTAGCTATGCTCTTCATGTTCTTCATAGGGTTTCACCTCCTTGAACCTATCGTTCCTTCTCTGCTTACCAAGTTTACACATAGGGACATAAGGGGGCTATCCCTTGGCTTTTTCAACACCACCCAGTTCTTGGGTTCATTCCTTGGTGGTTTGGTGGGTGGACTTTCTATAAAGTTTGGCCCTTCTTATCTCTTTGGCTTTGGTATAGTATCCTCTTTGCTCTGGCTAGCGATTACCTACCTATGGTTTGAAAGGGAAGAGGTTCAAGCTAAGCTAGTACCAAAGGGATGA
- the murD gene encoding UDP-N-acetylmuramoyl-L-alanine--D-glutamate ligase yields the protein MKFLVWGLGVSGRAAVELLRSKGFEVFAGDDKDGTDFREILPYVDTVVLSPGVPPSHPLWKEALRLGKEVIGELELAWRFFKGKAIAITGTDGKSTTTRLTYLMLKEAYANVEEGGNIGTPFSKIALENPNCLAVLEVSSFQGKTLKTFRPVGGAFLNFSEDHLDWHPDLEDYLRSKYNIFANQQEEDFLLLNGEQPAVRDTPTKARKIFFGNGFSARIERGRGVFEGVELFQVEKLKIPGKHNAYNALVASCIAYIMGVDLGVIKDILYSFKGLPYRLEYLGEIKGAKVYNDSKSTTPNSLRAALESFDNVILIAGGKDKGADFSSLKDLVKKKVKKAILIGQAKEKIASAWDSATQVELSRNLEEAFEKALSAAQRGDVILFSPGCASFDMFTDYKERGEVFKKIFQKYTVV from the coding sequence ATGAAGTTTTTAGTCTGGGGGCTTGGAGTCAGCGGCAGGGCCGCCGTAGAGCTCTTAAGGTCAAAGGGCTTTGAAGTCTTTGCAGGTGACGATAAGGATGGTACAGACTTTAGGGAGATACTCCCTTACGTGGATACGGTGGTTCTGTCTCCTGGTGTACCACCCTCTCACCCCCTTTGGAAAGAAGCCTTAAGGTTAGGTAAGGAGGTCATAGGGGAGCTCGAGCTCGCATGGAGGTTCTTCAAAGGTAAAGCCATCGCCATAACAGGTACAGACGGAAAGTCCACCACCACGAGGCTCACCTACCTTATGCTAAAGGAGGCTTATGCCAACGTGGAGGAGGGTGGAAACATAGGAACGCCCTTCTCCAAAATAGCCCTTGAAAACCCAAACTGCCTAGCTGTTCTCGAAGTTTCCTCCTTTCAGGGTAAGACTCTTAAAACCTTCAGACCGGTAGGCGGTGCCTTTCTCAACTTCTCGGAGGACCACCTTGACTGGCATCCTGACCTTGAGGACTACCTTAGGAGCAAGTACAACATATTCGCAAACCAACAAGAAGAAGACTTTCTCCTCCTAAACGGCGAGCAACCTGCAGTAAGGGATACACCCACAAAGGCAAGAAAAATCTTCTTTGGGAATGGTTTTTCTGCACGGATAGAAAGGGGCAGAGGAGTTTTTGAAGGCGTAGAGCTCTTCCAAGTGGAAAAACTAAAGATACCAGGAAAGCATAACGCGTACAATGCCTTAGTAGCTTCTTGCATAGCTTACATTATGGGAGTAGACCTCGGGGTGATAAAAGATATACTGTATAGCTTCAAAGGTCTTCCCTACAGGCTTGAATACCTTGGGGAGATAAAGGGCGCTAAAGTTTACAACGACTCTAAGTCTACTACACCCAATTCACTGAGGGCTGCCCTTGAAAGCTTTGATAATGTAATTCTAATAGCTGGCGGAAAGGACAAAGGTGCCGATTTTTCCTCCCTTAAGGACCTAGTAAAGAAGAAGGTAAAGAAGGCCATCCTCATAGGCCAAGCTAAGGAGAAGATAGCCTCTGCTTGGGATAGTGCCACTCAAGTGGAGCTCTCTAGGAACTTAGAAGAAGCCTTTGAGAAGGCCCTTTCGGCAGCCCAAAGGGGAGACGTGATCCTCTTTTCACCAGGATGTGCATCCTTTGATATGTTTACAGACTACAAGGAAAGGGGAGAGGTCTTCAAAAAGATCTTTCAAAAGTATACCGTGGTATAA
- a CDS encoding M23 family metallopeptidase has product MSNRITLVVVFHEGREPKRISVKKSHIKILLLALAFLGTLSVALYAYGIFKSVENELLKDKVTSLERKLKQREYELSTLTQNKDQLIDKVRILESKIQNLEAYLQQRGILKKPSVGGPSRPVSLSNLQALDYLVERAGLIERHIKGTPLGYPTHGNITSLMGVRRNPFGKGYEFHSGIDIEAPYGAPVVATAEGIVRHAGWLGQYGKAVIIDHPTGYSTLYGHLSEVLVKVGQRVKGGEEIGRVGSTGRSTGPHLHYEVTRNGKYLDPLDFVSMR; this is encoded by the coding sequence ATGAGTAACCGCATAACCCTCGTAGTAGTCTTTCACGAAGGAAGGGAACCAAAGAGGATAAGCGTAAAGAAATCACACATAAAGATACTCCTTTTAGCTTTGGCATTTTTAGGAACACTCTCCGTAGCTTTATACGCGTATGGGATTTTTAAATCTGTAGAGAACGAGCTACTAAAAGATAAAGTTACCAGTCTCGAGAGAAAACTCAAGCAAAGAGAATACGAGCTTTCTACACTTACTCAGAACAAAGATCAGCTCATTGACAAGGTCAGAATCTTAGAAAGTAAGATACAGAACCTGGAAGCTTACCTGCAACAAAGGGGCATTCTAAAGAAGCCTTCAGTGGGTGGTCCCTCAAGACCTGTTAGCCTTTCAAACCTCCAAGCCCTTGACTACCTCGTAGAAAGAGCGGGCTTAATAGAGAGGCACATAAAGGGAACCCCATTAGGCTATCCCACTCATGGTAATATAACTTCGCTCATGGGTGTCAGAAGAAATCCCTTCGGAAAAGGCTACGAGTTCCACTCAGGCATAGACATAGAGGCTCCCTACGGTGCTCCAGTTGTAGCTACAGCAGAGGGTATAGTCAGACATGCAGGATGGTTAGGTCAATACGGCAAAGCCGTCATCATAGACCATCCTACTGGCTACTCTACCCTCTACGGACATCTTTCGGAAGTTTTAGTAAAAGTCGGTCAGAGGGTTAAAGGAGGAGAAGAGATAGGCAGAGTTGGTTCCACGGGAAGAAGTACTGGTCCTCACCTACACTACGAAGTAACAAGGAATGGGAAGTACTTAGATCCTCTCGACTTTGTCTCGATGAGGTAA
- a CDS encoding bactofilin family protein, which yields MFGKKAQEISKEEILNLIAPGTVIEGNLNVESEGINRIDGRLVGNVKGKGSLIIGEKGSVKGDVQVAHVIVYGTVEGNIVAKTLEIKATGKVTGNLQVEELTIERGALFNGECRMNRATSSELSPEQSP from the coding sequence ATGTTCGGTAAGAAAGCTCAGGAGATTAGTAAAGAAGAGATCTTAAACCTCATAGCTCCAGGAACTGTGATAGAGGGTAACCTAAACGTAGAGTCGGAAGGTATAAACAGGATAGACGGCCGGCTTGTGGGTAACGTAAAGGGGAAGGGTAGCCTCATAATAGGGGAGAAGGGTAGTGTTAAGGGTGATGTGCAGGTGGCTCATGTGATAGTGTATGGAACCGTGGAAGGTAACATAGTGGCCAAGACTTTGGAGATAAAGGCTACAGGAAAGGTTACAGGAAATCTCCAGGTAGAAGAACTGACGATTGAAAGAGGAGCGCTCTTTAACGGCGAGTGTAGGATGAATAGGGCTACATCCTCAGAACTATCTCCTGAGCAAAGTCCATAG
- a CDS encoding NADP-dependent isocitrate dehydrogenase — protein MLERVYAWEGGVQVPQEGSFIKLKEDRSIEVPDRVIIPYIEGDGIGPEITPAMILVVNKAIEKVYKGSKLIYWVELLAGDKAEAKTGKRMPEETLEFLKEAIVGIKGPLGTPVGKGGKSLNAILRQSMDFYSAIRPVYWLGQPAPIPNPERVNVAVFRENSDDVYMGIEYMPKAEDTKKVREFFVKEMGVDEFALPEDCGITVKPMSEFKTKRHVRKALRWALENGKKVVAVVGKGNIMKATEGAFMNWAFEVAKEEEFKDRVITEGEPKEGQVLLTKVITDQMLMQLVLKPEAYDVIITQNLNGDYISDLAAALVGGPGFVPSGNIGDGYALFESTHGTAYDIAGKGIANPLSLTLSGAMMLEYLGWKEAAQLIYSAIKRAIEDRVGTPDIANGFKKMGIEAKSLSTMDFAQEIVLRM, from the coding sequence ATGTTGGAAAGGGTGTACGCTTGGGAAGGTGGAGTACAAGTCCCACAGGAAGGTAGTTTTATAAAGCTGAAGGAGGATAGGAGCATAGAGGTACCCGACAGAGTCATCATACCCTACATAGAGGGAGATGGCATAGGTCCAGAGATAACACCAGCCATGATACTAGTGGTCAACAAGGCCATAGAAAAAGTTTACAAAGGCTCTAAGCTCATCTACTGGGTGGAACTTCTTGCAGGAGACAAAGCAGAGGCTAAGACGGGTAAGAGGATGCCTGAGGAGACATTAGAGTTCCTGAAAGAAGCTATAGTTGGAATAAAAGGGCCACTTGGAACGCCCGTAGGCAAGGGGGGCAAATCCCTTAACGCCATACTAAGGCAGTCTATGGATTTCTATTCGGCCATAAGGCCTGTATACTGGCTCGGACAACCTGCACCCATACCAAACCCCGAGAGGGTAAACGTAGCTGTCTTTAGGGAAAACTCAGACGACGTTTACATGGGCATAGAGTACATGCCTAAGGCTGAAGATACAAAGAAAGTAAGGGAGTTTTTTGTGAAGGAGATGGGAGTAGATGAATTTGCGCTTCCAGAAGATTGTGGCATCACAGTAAAACCTATGAGTGAGTTCAAAACCAAAAGGCATGTAAGGAAGGCTTTACGTTGGGCTTTGGAAAACGGCAAAAAGGTAGTTGCCGTAGTAGGAAAGGGGAACATAATGAAGGCTACGGAAGGAGCCTTTATGAACTGGGCCTTTGAGGTAGCCAAGGAGGAAGAGTTTAAGGACAGGGTTATAACGGAGGGTGAGCCAAAGGAAGGACAGGTACTCTTGACGAAGGTGATAACAGATCAGATGCTCATGCAGCTTGTTCTAAAGCCTGAAGCTTATGATGTGATAATCACCCAGAATCTAAACGGAGACTACATATCTGACCTTGCTGCTGCTTTGGTAGGTGGCCCTGGCTTTGTCCCTAGTGGAAACATAGGGGATGGATACGCCCTCTTTGAGAGCACACATGGCACAGCCTACGACATAGCAGGTAAAGGAATAGCCAACCCACTGTCCCTGACTCTCTCCGGAGCTATGATGCTTGAGTACTTAGGATGGAAAGAAGCGGCACAGCTCATCTACAGCGCAATAAAGAGGGCCATAGAGGACAGGGTAGGAACGCCAGACATAGCCAACGGATTCAAGAAGATGGGTATAGAAGCCAAGAGCCTGTCTACTATGGACTTTGCTCAGGAGATAGTTCTGAGGATGTAG
- a CDS encoding endonuclease III domain-containing protein, which translates to MRKEEIHKLVEILKEEFPKWKAPIVSLLAYKTKSPFCTLVCALLSTRTRDETTAQVCEKFTQKVKSPQDILNMPLEELERLIYPVGFYRNKARQLKELARQLIDNYSGKVPDSLEELLKLKGVGRKVANLVLAEGYQRPAICVDTHVHRISNRLGIVKTKDPYQTEIELMKVLPVEYWRDFNKLLVAFGQTICKPTKPKCEECPVRDLCEYYKSKSL; encoded by the coding sequence ATGAGGAAAGAGGAGATACACAAGCTGGTTGAGATACTCAAAGAAGAATTTCCCAAGTGGAAGGCTCCTATAGTGAGCCTTCTGGCGTATAAGACGAAAAGCCCCTTCTGCACCTTGGTGTGTGCTCTTCTCTCAACTAGGACTAGGGACGAAACTACTGCCCAGGTGTGTGAAAAGTTTACCCAGAAGGTCAAGTCGCCGCAGGATATTTTGAATATGCCCCTTGAAGAGCTTGAAAGGCTTATATATCCCGTGGGCTTTTATAGGAACAAGGCAAGGCAGCTTAAGGAGCTTGCAAGGCAGCTTATAGATAATTACTCAGGGAAAGTCCCAGACAGCCTTGAGGAACTCCTTAAGCTCAAGGGAGTGGGAAGAAAGGTGGCAAACCTAGTGTTAGCAGAGGGTTATCAAAGGCCAGCCATATGCGTAGACACGCACGTGCATAGGATATCCAACAGGTTGGGCATAGTCAAGACTAAGGATCCTTACCAAACAGAGATAGAGCTTATGAAGGTCCTGCCAGTGGAGTACTGGAGAGATTTTAACAAACTGCTTGTAGCTTTCGGTCAGACCATATGTAAACCTACGAAGCCTAAGTGTGAAGAGTGTCCAGTAAGAGATCTATGCGAGTACTATAAGAGTAAAAGCTTATGA
- a CDS encoding aminotransferase class IV produces MNRTLQYGEGLFETIKFLGPNKRLKRHYQRLRSSAEFLGMPYPSYEEFLQHIVEHTHGKTNVYVKYVLLSEGPDNFWERPVAYRNMLLVKDLPRKPKEVNLCVYPYRRHSQDPVCKHKTTSYLFNILAKRYALERGYYDSIILNEKDEVCECSSSNLILLKGDTLYTPSTHCGLLEGTTLKLLKEKLPIKEERIKVKDLEKYCAVFVVNALVDSLHVLNIENLSFSEVEDVIQEMLKVIRDEERGDTQAG; encoded by the coding sequence ATGAACCGAACCCTTCAGTATGGAGAAGGTCTCTTTGAAACCATAAAGTTTTTAGGTCCAAACAAGCGCTTAAAGAGGCATTACCAAAGGCTCAGGAGTTCGGCAGAGTTCCTTGGGATGCCCTACCCTAGCTACGAAGAGTTTCTGCAACATATAGTAGAACATACTCATGGAAAGACAAACGTATACGTGAAGTACGTACTCCTTTCTGAAGGTCCAGACAACTTTTGGGAAAGACCTGTTGCTTACAGGAACATGCTCCTAGTCAAAGACCTTCCAAGAAAGCCCAAAGAAGTAAACCTCTGTGTGTATCCATACAGGAGACACTCCCAAGACCCCGTATGCAAGCACAAAACCACCAGTTATCTGTTTAACATCCTTGCCAAAAGGTACGCCCTTGAAAGAGGATATTACGACAGTATAATCCTTAACGAAAAGGACGAAGTGTGTGAATGCTCCTCGTCAAACCTTATACTTCTAAAGGGAGACACTCTGTATACACCTTCTACTCACTGTGGGCTACTTGAGGGCACTACCCTGAAACTTCTCAAAGAGAAACTTCCAATAAAAGAAGAGAGGATAAAAGTGAAGGACCTTGAGAAATACTGCGCCGTCTTTGTGGTAAACGCTCTAGTGGACAGCCTTCACGTATTAAATATAGAAAACCTTAGTTTTTCAGAGGTCGAGGATGTTATCCAAGAGATGCTAAAGGTTATAAGGGATGAGGAAAGAGGAGATACACAAGCTGGTTGA